Proteins encoded together in one Porites lutea chromosome 2, jaPorLute2.1, whole genome shotgun sequence window:
- the LOC140928136 gene encoding collagen triple helix repeat-containing protein 1-like, with product MMRSRVKVTTMLFVLIFSLTAGFCSAKDNKPPDTKPVQSCPSCNHGGQTGMWTYMTCIPGAPGAPGRDGAKGDLGSPGKTGTQGARGADGKKGAKGEPGIQGSAGQKGQRGVKGDGGTPRLVSHMNWKECAWKKLDPKESGLIYNCDFVKKYPETSLHVYFAGNLRIASCDNCCSRWYFSFNGAECSSPGTIDGAFYMQTGRNHNLHHHRHIEGHCNNIQKGKVRVGFWVGKCVTGHKLADGETGWHSMNRIFIEEVPKAQQ from the exons ATGATGCGATCACGAGTTAAAGTGACCACCATGTTGTTTGTACTGATTTTTTCGCTCACGGCTGGTTTCTGCTCTGCTAAGGACAACAAACCACCAGACACCAAG CCTGTTCAATCTTGTCCATCTTGTAATCATGGTGGACAAACCGGGATGTGGACATACATGACATGTATCCCAGGAGCCCCCGGGGCACCTGGTCGAGATGGAGCCAAAGGAGACCTGGGCAGCCCTGGGAAAACTGGGACCCAGGGAGCGCGTGGTGCTGATGGAAAGAAAGGAGCAAAGGGAGAACCTGGGATCCAGGGTTCCGCTGGACAAAAAGGACAGCGAGGGGTCAAAGGCGACGGTGGAACGCCACGACTGGTTTCACACATGAACTGGAAGGAGTGTGCTTGGAAAAAACTGGACCCCAAAGAATCAGGACTGATATAT AACTGTGACTTTGTGAAGAAATACCCGGAAACTTCCCTCCATGTCTACTTTGCCGGTAATCTCAGGATTGCCTCATGTGACAACTGCTGTAGTCGCTGGTATTTCAGCTTCAATGGAGCCGAGTGCAGCTCTCCAGGGACTATTGACGGTGCATTCTACATGCAAACAGGCAGAAACCACAATCTTCACCATCACCGCCACATTGAAGGTCACTGCAATAACATTCAGAAAGGAAAGGTGCGAGTGGGATTCTGGGTTGGAAAGTGCGTCACAGGCCATAAGCTTGCTGATGGCGAGACTGGTTGGCATTCAATGAATCGTATCTTCATTGAAGAAGTACCGAAAGCTCAGCAGTAA
- the LOC140928137 gene encoding collagen triple helix repeat-containing protein 1-like, producing the protein MMRSGVKMTTMLFVLILLLMAAFCSAQNNKQSDTKPVQSCPYYNNGGQTGMWTYMTCVPGAPGAPGRDGAKGDVGSPGKTGTKGPRGADGKKGAKGETGIQGSAGQKGQRGDKGNSGTPRLASHMNWKECTWKRVDTKNSGLIYNCDFVKKYPDSSLHVYYAGNLRYALCDRCCSRWYFTFNGAECSSPGTIDGAFYLETGRNHNPHLHRHIEGHCNNIQKGKVRVGFWVGKCVSGHTLADAQTGWHSLSRIFIEEVPKAQQ; encoded by the exons ATGATGCGATCAGGAGTTAAAATGACCACCATGTTGTTTGTACTGATTTTATTGCTCATGGCCGCTTTCTGCTCTGCTCAGAACAACAAGCAATCAGACACCAAG CCTGTTCAATCTTGTCCATATTATAATAATGGTGGACAAACCGGGATGTGGACATACATGACATGTGTCCCAGGAGCCCCTGGAGCACCTGGTCGAGATGGAGCCAAAGGAGACGTGGGTAGCCCAGGGAAAACTGGGACCAAAGGACCCCGTGGTGCTGATGGAAAGAAAGGAGCAAAGGGAGAGACCGGGATCCAGGGTTCCGCCGGACAAAAAGGACAGCGAGGGGACAAAGGCAACAGTGGAACGCCACGACTGGCTTCACACATGAACTGGAAAGAGTGCACTTGGAAAAGAGTGGACacaaaaaattcaggactgatATAT AACTGTGACTTTGTAAAGAAATACCCGGACTCTTCCCTTCATGTCTACTATGCTGGTAACCTCAGGTATGCCTTATGTGACAGATGTTGTAGTCGCTGGTATTTCACCTTCAATGGAGCCGAGTGCAGCTCTCCAGGAACTATTGACGGTGCATTCTACTTGGAAACAGGCCGAAACCACAATCCTCATCTTCACCGCCACATTGAAGGTCACTGCAATAACATTCAGAAAGGAAAGGTGCGAGTGGGATTCTGGGTTGGAAAGTGCGTCTCAGGCCATACGCTTGCCGACGCCCAGACTGGTTGGCATTCACTGAGTCGTATCTTCATTGAAGAAGTGCCAAAAGCCCAGCAGTAA